Sequence from the Phragmites australis chromosome 6, lpPhrAust1.1, whole genome shotgun sequence genome:
TCACACCAAAGCTATCTCTTTTCCCAATGATCTGCTTGGCCTTTGCATCAAAGCTCTCCCTTTTCCTGCCAATCTCATCAGTTTGCTTCGCCTTGGCATCAAAGCCATCTCTTTTTCTGCTGACCTCCTCGAAACCCTTGGCTTTCGCATCAAATCCCTCCCTTCTTCTGTCAATGACATCACCGCCAGCACCACCACTCCCTCTCCTGGCCTCTGAAGCCCTGGATCCAACAGCACTCACCGACCTCCTCCCTTTCTCTACAGAAGAAGCCCTGATCCCACCACTCGCACTCCGCCGCAAGCCCGCCTCCGCCACGGGGTCCCTCCCGATGGAAGCCCTCCCCGGCAGCAAGGAAGCCCTGAGGCTGGAGACGAGCTTCGATGACTCCACCGAGCTCGGGATCCTGCTGGCCCGCGGGATCGACGACGTGGACCGCCGCACGGCGGAGGTGGGCTTGGACGCGGAGTTCTCCTTGCCGGCGGCGGTCGGGCGCCGCGCGGACGAGGTGATGGAGAAGGGCTTCGGGGTGAGCGGGCGGGACGCCGCGGCCGTGGCCGTGACcttgccaccgccgccgcggtcCTTGAGGCGGGAGGACATGGCGGGGCGGCGATgcagggttagggtttggggagaCGAGAGGAATGGTCGCTTTGATTTGAGATTTGGGAATGGCTGATTGATTTGGGATTGTTTCAGATTTCGAAATTGTTTGGGCGGGAGGCTGGATGTGGGCCCCGTGGTGCCACGTTGGCCTCGAAGGTAGGCCCACATGGAAGTAATAGAAGACCAATTTCTCGGCCTCAGCATTCCGAGTGGCTGAACATTAATTGTTAATCACCTctcaaaaaattaaattgttGAATTCTTATACAAAACGAGCATAAATTGTACTGTAGGTAGTCAATAAATGAAactgaaaaataaagaaatgaatATATTCTAgtaatttatatgctatcaaaaaacGTTGACCAGTCTAGAAGGAATTAAGGGGcgttatattaaaaagaaatagataTCTAAATTTGAATTGAAGAGGACTCGAATTGAGTGATAGAGGTGTGCACTCACACCTCCCACCAACTTAGGCTTAGTTACTAAGGAATGAAATAGAACATTGTTGATTAGCCATAAGAAATGGATAAATAAAAATCCCTGAAAACAGAACAAAAGGAAGGCATAAATAAATGAGCAGAAGTGGGAGGCATATGGGAGAAGAGAGAATTTGAAGAACCAATACAAACATTTTCAGCGAACAGACCGCATAGCATAATTTTGGCGGTCAAAACCGGTGAAGTGGGCTGACTGCAGTAACATGTGTGTAAACCGAGATCCGAGAGTAAACTAGGATGGTGTCCAGTGTCCATCGTCATCAGTCAATCGAACAAAGATTATATAGATGATGGCCTCTCTACCACTCGACCTTAACCGTTACATTTCTATTCGCTGGGTCGCTGTCAACTGCATACGATCTGCTTAACCGGAACAACGCGCTAATCATTTAGTCGGTTTGGAAAACACAAGCAATGCAATGCAGTAGGCTGTAGTGTTATGCAACAGTAAAGTTTCCCTTGGAAACAAAGTCTGCTGAAATACACTGTGAATTGAGCATGCAGTAGAACTAGAAGACTAAGGAGAAGGAATGGAAGCCATCAACAGCAGCAAACGGAGTGGAACAAACAAGCATGTGCATTGAGCTTCCTCTTTGCGAGAAAATCGCTGCATATTCGTAGTCTTCCATACAACAGGGGGAGCGGGGCACTACAGCCCCCTCCAACACATTTTTCAACAACAGGGCCATATCATCATCAAAGATACATCCAGCAAGGTGAAAAAAGGAGGGGGGCAAAAATAGCATTGAATTACAGATTAGGGGGGTATAAGCCATCCTGTACGTTCTCAAGGAGATCCGACTCCGATtaatcaccaccaccaccaccaccacgctGCGTGAATGGTGCAGGTACATTATCAATCTGCGTCAGGCGTCCAGCTGCCATCAGCAACTAACGTCTTAAGAATGCAAAGACAACTTACTATGCTGGTGAAAATGTGTTTACTCGAAGCCATCCATCATGGGGTGATGGCCTCCTTCCGAAGTGTTTTTCGATGACTGTTTTCGGGCTGAATTCCGCCTGCTCTTGGCTTTCTTTGCCTTCATCCTCCGCTTCTTCTCGTTGGCATCAACCCAGGTGTAGTCAGATGGTATGTGGAATGGATCAACCTCATCTTTCCAGTTCCGACTATCACCGCTGTCACTGGACTGCGCACCTCGGCCCCCTTTTACCCAGGAATACCATGAACCTGATCCTTCTGATTCTTTGGCCTTTGCATCCTGAAATTGTGTTGGGCTTGAAGGTGGGGTGGCAAACTCGTCTAAAGGCTGTAGTTCTTCAAACTTTGTGAACGTCACAATGACTCGTATAGTTGGAACAATGGGGATGGCAATCTGAAATAAGATGCTACACAAAGTCAGAGATCACTCTGCCAAAATTGAGCTTAATGCATTAAGTTGCTGTCATCTGTGGTTATTCTCTTCTGTGGTAATCAGAAGAAAATACCACTCAGAATGCCCTTCAAGCAGAATAACACAAATATCAACTTGCTATGTCCGTGTGGAGCTTTTCATGATATCACCATGTAATTTACACAGTGAACAGTGACTGATTCCTTAAGGAAACATACACAGCAGAAAGGGACACTCCTACAAGGTAAACCATACTTCCACCATTCCACAAAACCCTTCAAGGCACACTAATGCCTATGGTTCTTTCCACCAATCCATGCTTACTTCAATCAATGATGAAACATACTCTATCCTTTCATATGcctcaaataaataaataaatgcatCATCTGATctagtagccttttcagacaaGCTATCAAGCAATGGAAAGACAAAAACAGTACTTGATGGGCTAATGGGAAATAAAACTTGGTACACATCAAAATGCTAAAAGAGCAGACGAATTGCAAAGAAATTTCACATTCCATCAGTATAGATGACAAACAAAGATCAGTGTTCTAGCTCAGCCTGGATAATAAGATATCTCATGCAGTAACATTTGACAGGGAAGAGTGGTCAGGAAATGTCGATGGAGGAGTAGGACGTATTATCAACTACCTTTTGAGCTCTAAGGTCAGTATGGAGCAGTGGGGAATTAGTTTTCTGGTGGCTTGGAGTAGGACCCAACTAATCAAGACTTGAATGGAGGAAGAGACAAAGTGGATGAGTGGTTGAGGAGCATAAGGAAGTTTTGAAGATAACAAGATGAAATAGATATACTTTTGGCAGCTTCTGAAATCTGCGAGACTATTGAACTGGGTGGTGGGAGCAGCAACCCACTAGCCATTGTTAAAGGATTTAAAGTTGATTGACAAAACAGTAAAGATGTGACAAACAGATGAAAAAAAAGATAGTTCGCACTAGATTCTACAACTCAATATTGTACCATATCCATGGGAATTTGCATAAAATAATGAAAGAATGGATGCATAAATCTAATCTCAATAATAGTGCTATATGTTGCATGTTATAAACTGTATACCACACGTTTATCATATCCATTTGAAAACATATCCGTTGTCAGCCTCCACTTATTCCAAAAGGCATGAGCTAACAGTATTTAGTAGCTTAAAAGCAAAGTTTTTGCTTACTCGGTTGTCAGTTCACTATTGATCTTATGAGAGAAAAGTTGTGTGGTACAAGTGCCATTGTATTTTCTTTCAAGCAGGCAGGAGTGGACACCACATCTTATGATTGTGTCCTTGTTAGTGCAAATAATTGATTACCAGGAAGACACACATAAGATGCACCAGTTTTATACATGAACAATACTTACTAACAGTTTTTAAAAACAatacttataaaaaaaaataccagtCCCagggaaaaacaaaaaatatcagTCCCGGGGAAAAAACATGAATAGCCAAACATCAGTGTAGGAATAGATTGAACTattcacaatagagatccaaaaatacgatgaacaacatatagCAGAAGTCAACAAGGATAAGGGCAAGGATATGGCACAACGGATGCATCTGACAACAGCTTTTCAAGCAACCAGCGTGGAGTTTTAGACTAAACTTGTTGCCCTTACAGTGTGCAAACAGTTGTCGGTTGTGGTACAAAAACTGATATGACAGAATATATTGAGTAGCAAAAAGCCATAGTTGTCCATCAAGATGATTGAGAAATTGTAGGCATGCAAATTGATTGGAATAAACGGCAAGATGCAATCAGTTGGAAATTTTAACTGAGATGGCATGGCAAGTTGCTAGATGATTACCTTGACTGGAAATGTGCCTGTAGGAAGCTTGGTTGTCAGGAGTTCCCTAAGCCTCCTGACAGCCTTTACTTTATTTGCTAAGACATCAAGCAGAGGGATCAGTTCATCTGTCTTCAGAGGGAAATCCGGTGTCAGCCACAACACTGGTCTTAACCCCTTCTTGTACTCGCTTTCATGTTTATTAGAATCGCCTGATGAAccacccttcttcttcttcccactGCCCTTCTCCTTTTGCTTCCCTGGATCACCCAATTCATCCTTACTCCCCGCCTTTGATGGCTTCTCATCACTCTTGGGACCTTTCTTGCCGCCCCAACCAAACCATCCCTTCTTATCTTTCGCCACACCATTTGCATCCATATGACCGGCCCCACTGTCACCATCGTCGCCCCTTTCCTCAAATTCCTCTTCTTGGTTCCCCATCCTCAACGCAGAATCAAGCTGCCTCCTCTCCTCAGCTGTCAACACTTCATCTAactcagcatcaagctctgcacCCCTCCCGTTCTTCTCCTCCCCATCCATCGCAAACAGCTCCTCATCTGTCATTGCCCCTGGCACCCGCCTAGACTTCACGGTCACCAGAACGTTTAACATGTCATACACCTTGGCTTTCCAATGCCCCACGGCTTCCGT
This genomic interval carries:
- the LOC133920959 gene encoding uncharacterized protein LOC133920959; translated protein: MDDVSKYAHSPAHLAVARRDHAALRRLVASLPRLPRAGEVATEEESIAGEALADAVSSVIDRRDVPRRETPLHLAVRLRDPVAADILMSAGADWSLQNADGWSALQEAVCTHEEAIATIIARHYQPLAWAKWGRRLPRILASINRIRDFYMEISFHFESSVIPFIGRIAPSDTYRIWKRGAALRADMTLAGFDGFRIQRSDQTFLFLGDGASPEDAGGKELQPGSLIVLAHKDKEITDALEGAGVQPTESEVAHEVALMSKTNMYRPGIDVTQAELVPHLNWRRQERTEAVGHWKAKVYDMLNVLVTVKSRRVPGAMTDEELFAMDGEEKNGRGAELDAELDEVLTAEERRQLDSALRMGNQEEEFEERGDDGDSGAGHMDANGVAKDKKGWFGWGGKKGPKSDEKPSKAGSKDELGDPGKQKEKGSGKKKKGGSSGDSNKHESEYKKGLRPVLWLTPDFPLKTDELIPLLDVLANKVKAVRRLRELLTTKLPTGTFPVKIAIPIVPTIRVIVTFTKFEELQPLDEFATPPSSPTQFQDAKAKESEGSGSWYSWVKGGRGAQSSDSGDSRNWKDEVDPFHIPSDYTWVDANEKKRRMKAKKAKSRRNSARKQSSKNTSEGGHHPMMDGFE